The following are from one region of the Salminus brasiliensis chromosome 14, fSalBra1.hap2, whole genome shotgun sequence genome:
- the srms gene encoding tyrosine-protein kinase Srms translates to MEGCCRACMPCLKRLWDWIWPELHYPSPTVTEIRTVSGDLRIPAPRKKPVQLYAALFDFEARSEEELSVREGDKLSVIEKRGEYVLAKKLTGSLESGLVPANYVALVQDEFAKYKWYYGNINRQKAEKLLLATQNKTGSFLVRISESHSDEYTISARSDKNVFHFRIHRSAIGAYFVSDKISFATLDELIRYYQNNPRSLGCSLDQPCVQQRELFDMEPWERPREEFKLNRKLGEGHFGEVWEAVWTTKNQRVAIKMLKQEDTKLDEFVKEVHALKNLHHPKLIQLLALCTRGEPVYIITELMTKGSLKSYLATPEGQVLTSAHLIYMACQVAEGMAYLEDRHIVHRDLAARNILVGSELECKVADFGLARIIKDSVYTASRNTKIPVRWTAPEAALHQRFSVKSDVWSFGVLLYEMMSRGKMPYEGKNNKEVLEILASGYRLPSPSRCPPNIYRMMMECWAAESSKRPSFHALHSQLDNIYSRIYYKTIEV, encoded by the exons ATGGAGGGCTGCTGCCGCGCCTGTATGCCGTGTCTAAAGCGCCTGTGGGACTGGATATGGCCAGAGCTCCACTATCCGTCACCCACCGTCACAGAAATCCGCACCGTTTCAGGTGACCTGCGGATCCCCGCGCCCAGGAAGAAGCCCGTGCAGCTCTACGCCGCCCTCTTCGACTTCGAAGCCCGCAGCGAGGAGGAGCTGTCGGTCAGAGAGGGCGACAAGCTGTCCGTCAtcgagaagagaggagagtacgTGCTGGCCAAAAAGCTGACGGGCAGCCTGGAGTCCGGCCTGGTGCCGGCCAACTACGTGGCGCTGGTACAGGACGAGTTCGCCAAGTACAA ATGGTACTATGGGAACATAAACAGGCAGAAAGCTGAGAAGCTGCTGTTGGCTACCCAGAATAAAACAGGTTCTTTCCTGGTTCGAATCAGTGAGAGCCACAGTGATGAATACACCATTTCAG CCAGAAGCGACAAAAATGTCTTCCATTTTCGTATTCATCGCTCTGCAATTGGTGCTTACTTTGTGTCTGATAAGATCTCTTTTGCCACTCTGGATGAGCTTATCAGATATTACCAGAACAACCCCAGGAGTCTGGGATGCTCGCTGGACCAGCCTTGCGTGCAGCAG AGGGAGCTGTTTGACATGGAACCATGGGAAAGGCCAAGAGAAGAGTTCAAGCTGAACAGAAAGCTGGGGGAGGGGCACTTTGGTGAAGTTTGGGAAGCTGTATGGACCACCAAGAACCAGAGAGTGGCCATCAAAATGCTTAAACAAG AGGACACTAAACTGGATGAGTTTGTGAAGGAGGTCCATGCTCTGAAGAATCTTCACCACCCTAAGCTCATTCAGCTGCTTGCACTGTGCACACGAGGAGAACCTGTCTACATCATCACTGAACTCATGACCAAAGGCAGCCTCAAGTCCTACCTCGCCA CTCCTGAAGGCCAGGTTTTGACCTCAGCTCATCTCATCTACATGGCCTGTCAAGTGGCAGAGGGCATGGCCTACCTGGAGGACCGGCACATTGTCCATCGAGACCTGGCTGCCCGAAACATCCTGGTGGGAAGTGAGCTGGAGTGTAAAGTGGCTGATTTTGGTCTGGCTCGCATTATAAAG gATAGTGTGTACACGGCCAGTAGGAACACTAAGATCCCTGTGCGTTGGACAGCTCCAGAGGCTGCTCTGCACCAGCGGTTCTCAGTTAAATCTGACGTCTGGTCCTTTGGAGTGCTGCTTTACGAGATGATGTCACGAGGGAAGATGCCCTATGAGG GTAAGAACAATAAAGAAGTGTTGGAGATTTTAGCATCAGGCTACAGGTTGCCAAGTCCGAGCCGTTGCCCTCCCAACATCTACCGCATGATGATGGAGTGCTGGGCTGCAGAGAGCTCCAAACGGCCCTCCTTCCATGCCCTGCACAGCCAGTTGGACAACATCTATTCTAGAATCTACTACAAGACTATAGAGGTGTAG
- the nol4lb gene encoding nucleolar protein 4-like b isoform X2, whose amino-acid sequence MSDPTWISAEHHSALSDPNRPTSTERMHSPQNTHKEEDDDSSSESGSGNGIHSMTPPSMAAVAVNDGAGARPAMASYSQVNGNGTGAPLDFSVTSSSSSSEDQQPVNLRDRMGQALPTAAAMLATFNPERSEELRRKFSKPPLASDLRLDRDIRDYANKSPQYGSGSYDSIKMEMCAEDLTVSRSQAADDDDDDHDDHDDSDKINDTEGVDPERLKAFNMFVRLFVDENLDRMVPISKQPKEKIQAIIESCSRQFPEFQERARKRIRTYLKSCRRMKKNGMETRPTPPHLTSAMAENILAAACESETRNAAKRMRMDVYQTHEDQIALDKTISREPVPLTHSAYSLAASAYSQDQLYINGGLGYTYRAYSGLGGSLQHPVSLTTPTAQSNGPTDLSMKSLASNSSTSSSSSLGRTGGGGTSAQLSHTEVAAVRQLIAGYRESAAFLLRSADELENLILQQN is encoded by the exons ATGATTCATCCTCAGAAAGTGGGAGTGGCAATGGAATCCACAGCATGACCCCACCCTCTATGGCCGCAGTCGCTGTGAATGACGGTGCAGGGGCTAGGCCGGCAATGGCATCGTACAGTCAGGTGAACGGGAACGGGACAGGCGCACCCCTGGACTTTAGCGTGACttcatcctcctcatcctcagagGACCAACAGCCAGTCAATCTGAGAGATAGAATGGGCCAGGCTCTGCCCACTGCTGCCGCCATGCTGGCCACATTCAACCCTGAACGCTCAGAGGAGCTTCGCAGAAAATTTTCCAAACCCCCACTGGCCTCAGACCTACGCCTTGACAGAGACATCAGGGACTACGCCAACAAg TCTCCACAGTATGGCTCAGGGAGCTATGACTCTATAAAGATGGAGATGTGTGCTGAGGACCTGACGGTCAGTCGTTCTCAGGCTGCCGATGATGACGACGATGACCACGACGACCACGATGACAGTGACAAAATTAACGACACAGAAGGAGTTGACCCAGAGAGGCTGAAGGCTTTTAAT aTGTTTGTGCGCCTGTTTGTTGATGAGAACCTGGACCGCATGGTGCCCATCTCCAAGCAGCCCAAAGAGAAGATCCAGGCCATCATCGAGTCCTGCAGCCGCCAGTTCCCGGAGTTTCAGGAACGTGCCCGCAAACGCATCCGCACCTACCTCAAATCCTGCCGTCGCATGAAGAAAAACGGCATGGAG ACTCGACCCACGCCACCACACTTGACCTCAGCAATGGCAGAGAACATCCTGGCTGCTGCATGCGAGAGCGAAACACGAAATGCTGCCAAGAGGATGCGGATGGACGTCTACCAAACACAC GAGGATCAGATAGCTCTGGATAAGACTATCTCTCGTGAGCCGGTGCCCTTGACCCATTCTGCATATTCTCTGGCAGCTTCAGCCTACTCCCAGGACCAGCTGTACATTAACGGAGGCCTTGGCTACACTTACCGCGCATACAGTGGCCTGGGAGGCAGCCTGCAGCACCCAGTCTCTCTGACAACCCCTACAGCTCAGAGCAATG GGCCTACTGATCTCAGTATGAAGTCTCTGGCTTCAAACTCATCTACGTCGAGCAGCAGTAGTCTCGGACGGACTGGAGGAGGTGGGACTTCTGCCCAGCTCAGCCATACAGAAGTGGCAGCGGTGCGTCAGCTGATCGCCGGCTACCGCGAATCAGCAGCCTTCTTACTGCGCTCAGCGGATGAGCTGGAGAACCTCATACTGCAGCAGAACTGA